The window CTCGCCAGTAAAGCTGACCCGCATCACTCGTGCCGGTAGCCCCGCGACATGACCCTCACGCAGCGCCATGAAGGGGAAAGCGCCCGGCGACAGGTCAATATCGGTGCCAAGTGTTTGCAACAGCTTGCGGGCAAGCGGGCCGCAAACCGTGGCGTTGACCCATTGGCTGGTCAGCGGAGTGACATGGACCTGCCAATGCCGATATTCCGTCTGCAGCAGCTTCTCCATGTGCTGATAGACTGCATCGGCATTGCCGGTCGAACTGGACATCAGCCAGCGCTGTTCATCAAGACGGAAGGTCACACCGTCATCAAGGATCAACCCGTCATCGGTCAGCATCAGCCCGTATCTGCCGTTGCCGGGCTTCAGGCTGGACATGATGTTGGTGTAGATCAGATCAAGAAAGGCGGGCGTGTCGGGACCCTTGAGTTCGAATGTACCAAGCGGAGAGCCATCATAGACTCCGACCGCTTTCCGGACCGTGTCGCATTCGCGATTGACAGTCTGTTGAAGGCTTTCGCCGGGACGGGGATAGTAGCCGGGCCGTTGCCAGCGTGCGCCAGCCTCATACATGACGGCGCCATTGTCACGGTGCCATTGCGTCAGAGGGGTATGGCGATAGGGCAGGACTACGCTGTCTTCGCGAAGCCCGGCGATGGCACCGAAAGAAACCGGCGTATAGGGCGAACGGAAGGTGGTGGTTCCGACCTCCTGCAAGGCCAGCCCTTGTTGCAGGGCAATGGTGCCGATGATGTTGATGTTGCCGGTCTTGCCCTGATCGATTCCCATGCCGCCGGTGGTGTAGCGTTTGACATGCTCGACATTGTCATAGCCTTCGCGCAAGGCCAGATGCACATCATCGACCGAGACATCGTTCTGAATGTCGAGGAAGGCCTTGCCCCTGGTCTTGCGGGTCTGCACCCGCCACAGCGGTTCGATGGCATAGGGCAGATCTTCGGCATCCGGCACCTCGCCGGGATCCGGGTCAAGCCCGAGACTCTGGCTTGCCATCCGGGCCACCTCGGCCCCGGTCTGCAGGGCTTCGGCCAGCGACATGCGACCTGAAGCTGCACCCACGCTGTGCGTCGGCTGTGCCGGCACGTCGGGGATGAAGCTGGCGATACCGGGGTCATATTTCAGGCTGCCGCGAGATTGTGAGAACAGATGCAGCGCCGGGTTCCAGCCGCCCGACAGGCCAACAAGATCGCAGGCGATGTTCTGCACATTGCTGCCGTCAAGGGCCGCGACCGAGACGCTTCGCACCCGACGATGGCCCTTGCAACTGGTGATTACATGCCCGGTCAGGACGCGTATCCCGCTGACCATTGCCAGAGCCTGAGGGGGCACCGTGCTGCGGCTGTCGATGATTGCAGCGATCGTGATCCCGCCCGCGCGCATGTCGGCGGCAACAGAATAGGCGCTGTTGTTGTTGGTGAACAGCACCGCGCGCGTTCCCGGAAGGGTGGCATAGCGGTTGACATAGGTCTGGATTGCCGATGCCATCATCACGCCGGGTCGATCATTGTTCGCAAAGACCATGCTGCGTTCGATGGCGCCGGTGGCGCAGATGACCTGAGCAGCACGGACGCGCCAACTGCGCTCGATCACGCCGGATGTCGCGGGAGAGCGTTCATTGACCATCAGCAGGTTGTGTTCGCGGTAGGCCCAGACAGTGGCATTTTGCAGATGGGTGACATTCTTCATCTCGGCAAGCTGGGCGGTGACGCGCGTGACCCATTCCAGCGCAGGGGCACCGTCAATCCGCAGATTGCGCGCCAGCAGGCCACCGCCTGGCTCGCTGCCCTCATCTGCAAGGAAGACCCTTGCGCCCGCCCGTCCCGCGACCAGGGCCGCCATCAACCCAGCCGGACCCGCCCCGGCTATCAGCACATCGGCATGGGCATTGCGCGCCTCGAAGCGTCCGCTGGCAGGCGGGGCAGAGGGCGCAGGTGCAAGCCCGGCGGCGCGGCGAATGGCAGGCTCGAACAGGTGCCAGTCGGGCCATTTGAACGTCTTGTAGTAGAACCCCGCCGGGATGAAGCGCGCGATCATCTGGTTGACGCTTCCAATATCGAAGCCGGGCGAAGGCCAGCAATTGACCGATTTCGCGCGCAGTCCGTCGCGCAATGGCACCAGGGTGACCGGATTGTTCCCCGAGGCATCTTCACCTTCAAGTTCGACCAGTGTCGCGGGCTCTTCGACGCC of the Paracoccus seriniphilus genome contains:
- a CDS encoding sarcosine oxidase subunit alpha family protein, coding for MAYEYRRPEGGRIDRSRKLRFHFNGKPYSGYAGDTLASALLANGVSLTARSFKYHRPRGIVGSGVEEPATLVELEGEDASGNNPVTLVPLRDGLRAKSVNCWPSPGFDIGSVNQMIARFIPAGFYYKTFKWPDWHLFEPAIRRAAGLAPAPSAPPASGRFEARNAHADVLIAGAGPAGLMAALVAGRAGARVFLADEGSEPGGGLLARNLRIDGAPALEWVTRVTAQLAEMKNVTHLQNATVWAYREHNLLMVNERSPATSGVIERSWRVRAAQVICATGAIERSMVFANNDRPGVMMASAIQTYVNRYATLPGTRAVLFTNNNSAYSVAADMRAGGITIAAIIDSRSTVPPQALAMVSGIRVLTGHVITSCKGHRRVRSVSVAALDGSNVQNIACDLVGLSGGWNPALHLFSQSRGSLKYDPGIASFIPDVPAQPTHSVGAASGRMSLAEALQTGAEVARMASQSLGLDPDPGEVPDAEDLPYAIEPLWRVQTRKTRGKAFLDIQNDVSVDDVHLALREGYDNVEHVKRYTTGGMGIDQGKTGNINIIGTIALQQGLALQEVGTTTFRSPYTPVSFGAIAGLREDSVVLPYRHTPLTQWHRDNGAVMYEAGARWQRPGYYPRPGESLQQTVNRECDTVRKAVGVYDGSPLGTFELKGPDTPAFLDLIYTNIMSSLKPGNGRYGLMLTDDGLILDDGVTFRLDEQRWLMSSSTGNADAVYQHMEKLLQTEYRHWQVHVTPLTSQWVNATVCGPLARKLLQTLGTDIDLSPGAFPFMALREGHVAGLPARVMRVSFTGELSYEINVMPRHLETLWESILQVGAVLGIAPIGSEANHVLRVEKGFLSLGHEADGTVDPHDLGMSWVMSKTKPDFIGKRAIALRRANGKPRRELVGLLPRDPNQSMPEGAPLTPDGRKQASEGLVTACVWSAINQSWIGLALLENGRARQGQTAHVRLPGSVIEAKITAPVFYDPEGKILRS